A window of Actinomadura viridis genomic DNA:
TGTCCATGGGGGTGTCATCACGGCACTGCACGTCTATGCTGACTATCAGTCCGACATGCGTGAGATGTATGCCGACTACGCGGACGCATCAAACAGTGCGTCCTTCTGATCGGAGCAAGATTAACTTTGTTCAGGGCTGTTCACAAGCACACCTGTAAATGCGCCGGATATCGTCGGGCCTATGGTTGACGCACTGCCGCTCCGTATTTTTCTGGCCTCACCCGGCGATCTTCCGGGCGAGCGCGAGGTTATTCGGACCTGTGTCGAGGAGCACAACGCCCGGAGCGGGGGCGGGAGCAACGTGACCTACGAGGTCGTCGGCTGGGAGCGCGTGCGAGGAACTGCTCGACGGCCGCAGGAGGCGATCAACGAACTCATCGGGGAGAGTCACTTCCTGGTCGCGCTGTTCAAGGGATCTTGGGGTAGCGAGTCGGGCAGTCCCTGGGGATACACATCCGGCAGCGAGGAGGAACTCTTCACGGGCCTGCTCGAGCTCGGTCGTGCCGAGCAGCCGATGCGGGACGTGTGGGTGGCCTTCCTCGACCATCCTTCGCCCGCCGAACAAATCGTGAAGCTCCGAGAGCAGATGTCTCGGCACCACGCGGTGATGTACGAGTCCATCGCGGACATCCGTGAGCTCAAGGCCAAGCTGACTGAGCGTCTCGAGGCCTGGGAGGCGCTGGCCGGATCCAAGGTCCATAGGCATGTCGACCTGATGCCGTCGTCCGGGAAAGACGTCCTGCGGGCTGCAAACCTGCGCCTACGCGGCGAAAAGTTGGTCGACCTCGGTCAGGCTGAGGCAGGGCGGGCGGCCCTCCAGGAGGCAGCCGTTCTGGGCGGCCCAGCCGAGCAGCTCGCCTACGCTCGGTCCCTGGCCCGGCACGGCGAACTCGACGATGCGTACATCGCAACACAGCGCGCCATCGACCACTTCATCAGTGGGGCCTCGCACCTGAACTCACCGCTCGCGGCGGAGGCCTTCGCTGCCCAAGCAGGGGTGCTGCGTCGGCAGGGCCGCGACGTCGACGCAATCGGACGGCTCGAGCAAGCCGTGACACTCCTCAACGAGGATGACGCTTACGCACAGAAAGTCCGCTGTCGGATCCTCGACGACCTCGGACTTGCGCACCAGAAAATCGGCGACCTGGACTCTGCCCGGCGCACCTTCCAGGAGTCTCTCGACTCAAGACGCGGTTTGCGAAACGGCCTGGACGTGTGCCAGTCCCTCGTCAACCTGGCAAGGCTCGAGGTCCGCGTGGGGAACTTGGAGACCGCGGCTTCCTATGCGGACGAAGTGGTCATGAACCTGCGCGGCACACCACCGACGGCACTCCACGCCAATGCCGAGGTGTTGGCCGCACAGGTACTCCTCCGCCAGGGCCGACCTGATGAGGGCATGCCGCATGCCGAGCGGGCCTTGTCTCTGAACCGGCAGATCGCGAGCAGACGCGGGGAGGCCATCTCCCTGCTCCTTCTTGCACAGTGCTGCCGTGCTGCCGGCAGGGGACGTGAGGCGGAAGAGTATGCGCGCGCCTGTCTCGAAGTGAACAGGGCGATGGGGAACGAGAAGGGCGAACAGCGAGCCCAGTGGATCATCGACCAGTTGGACCAGTGACCGAACGCCACTTCGCCGGGTCAGTCGGTCACGATGGTGCCACGGGCGTCAACCTGGACGTAGTCGAGGCTGGGCCACAGCAGCGCCGTGAGGCGGCCGTCATCGGCCCCACAGCCGGTATCCAGCTGCGCCGACTGGGGCTCAATCCTCGGAAGTTTGCCGACTGCGACGTGCGCACTTACCCGGAACTTGGACGTCGAGGCGGACGGCTGGGTGTGCTGGGCGATGAAGTCGTTCGACTCGTAGTTCTCAGGCATACGCCGTATCCTGTCCAAGTGCTCCCTCGGGAACCTGGCACGGAAGTCACTGAGGACGTCGGGTCCTACTTTCGCGCCGACGTACGACCGAATGGTCATCGCTCCGCCCATCTTGAGGAAGGCTGTCAAGTCCCCGGTGTCCAAGGCGTCGAGCAGCGCCGCCTCGTGGTTCCCCCGGAGGAGGGTGGCGCGTCCGGATCCGGAGTACGCAAGGAGTTCCTCCAGTACCTCGGCAGATTGTGCGCCTCTGTTGATGTAGTCGCCGAGAAATATCGCGTGCGGTCCACCCCGCGCAGCAAGGACATTGCAAAGTCCCCGGAGCGCGCTCAAATTTCCGTGAATGTCTCCCACAAACGCGATCTCGGCACTCACAGTAGAACCTTCTCGACCTCGGCGTAGTCGGAGGTCGTCCCGGTGGTACCCAGGGCCATGAACGCCATCGAGAGGACGTCGCTGGGACGTCCCCACTCGTTGACGACCGTTGCCTCTAGGGAGCCGTGTTCGCTGGGCGGGAACTCACCGATGATCCCGTGCAGCCGAGATAGGCATTGCTCAAGGTCGGCTGCCGTCGCCTCGCCTGGCTGCCGTGAGGCCAGGAGGCGGGCCAAGTAGGGATCTCCATGCCGGACGGCTAGCTCCCGCACCGAAAAGCAGGGGGCACCATCCGCAATGGCCTGCGCGTATAGGCAGCTGCGTAGCAGGTATCGGGCTTGACGCAAGAGGCCAGAGAGGTATTTCGGCAAGTCTCGTTCCAGGCTGGTGAAAAGCCCAGACATACTCCAAGCGCGCGCCAGGAGTCGTTTGGTGTCTACCTGGCCCATGTCCCCCACAGCACGAGTCAGATGGCCGTGTTTGTCCCAAACAATCTTGGCGTCACGCTTGAGATGGGCTCCGAAGAGAGTGCCGATGCCAGTCGAGAGCTGTTCGCGGGTGTAGTAGCTGACGTGCACGTAACCCGAGTCAGTGCTGGGACGCTGAGCCGTCACCAGAGCCAGCACATCCAGGTCCGAACCGGGCACCGCGTCCCGGCGAGCCTGGCTCCCGTAGATCAACAATCCCTCAACATCCGCAGGCAGGGCCGGGAAGTCTTCTAGAATACTGGGCCGAACGTCCATCCGCAGCAGGGCACCGACCACATCATCACGCTTCACGTTTCTCCTAACGCCCGCGGTCTGCCCGCGCTTCCCGGCGCAAGCGGAGGTAGAACTCCGCGCGCGTCGGCAACTAGTTCCCACTGAGGTGGCGAAGGCTGGTGGCCATCTTCGAGCAGTACCTGCGGTAGGCCGCCACCAATAAGATCCACAAGAGCGCCGTTCACCTCGACGTCGTCGTCAGCGCTGATTGTAACGCTCTGGGCCGCGGGGAACCGGTCGATGTCTTCGTA
This region includes:
- a CDS encoding tetratricopeptide repeat protein codes for the protein MVDALPLRIFLASPGDLPGEREVIRTCVEEHNARSGGGSNVTYEVVGWERVRGTARRPQEAINELIGESHFLVALFKGSWGSESGSPWGYTSGSEEELFTGLLELGRAEQPMRDVWVAFLDHPSPAEQIVKLREQMSRHHAVMYESIADIRELKAKLTERLEAWEALAGSKVHRHVDLMPSSGKDVLRAANLRLRGEKLVDLGQAEAGRAALQEAAVLGGPAEQLAYARSLARHGELDDAYIATQRAIDHFISGASHLNSPLAAEAFAAQAGVLRRQGRDVDAIGRLEQAVTLLNEDDAYAQKVRCRILDDLGLAHQKIGDLDSARRTFQESLDSRRGLRNGLDVCQSLVNLARLEVRVGNLETAASYADEVVMNLRGTPPTALHANAEVLAAQVLLRQGRPDEGMPHAERALSLNRQIASRRGEAISLLLLAQCCRAAGRGREAEEYARACLEVNRAMGNEKGEQRAQWIIDQLDQ
- a CDS encoding metallophosphoesterase; its protein translation is MSAEIAFVGDIHGNLSALRGLCNVLAARGGPHAIFLGDYINRGAQSAEVLEELLAYSGSGRATLLRGNHEAALLDALDTGDLTAFLKMGGAMTIRSYVGAKVGPDVLSDFRARFPREHLDRIRRMPENYESNDFIAQHTQPSASTSKFRVSAHVAVGKLPRIEPQSAQLDTGCGADDGRLTALLWPSLDYVQVDARGTIVTD
- a CDS encoding nucleotidyltransferase domain-containing protein gives rise to the protein MKRDDVVGALLRMDVRPSILEDFPALPADVEGLLIYGSQARRDAVPGSDLDVLALVTAQRPSTDSGYVHVSYYTREQLSTGIGTLFGAHLKRDAKIVWDKHGHLTRAVGDMGQVDTKRLLARAWSMSGLFTSLERDLPKYLSGLLRQARYLLRSCLYAQAIADGAPCFSVRELAVRHGDPYLARLLASRQPGEATAADLEQCLSRLHGIIGEFPPSEHGSLEATVVNEWGRPSDVLSMAFMALGTTGTTSDYAEVEKVLL